In a single window of the Desulfovibrio mangrovi genome:
- a CDS encoding sodium:solute symporter family protein, whose translation MTAKLLTTLVYFGIVFYLGYKGWKETKGASDYMLAGRRVNPFVMAMSYGATFISTSAIIGFGGAAGLFGFPLLWLTVFNLVFGIFIAMIFFGKRTRRMGLALNCHTFPELLGKRYQSRFIQGFTGGVIFMFIPVYAAAVLIGICRMVEVSLGLPYTWVLIGVTAIIALYVITGGMKAVMYTDAFQGTVMAVMMLILIYYTYSMLGGVTEAHQTLTDMAHLMPEKLQKGGMLGWTQGAVPYSPLWLTIYTTIVYGVGIGVLAQPQLAVRYMTVPGDRELNRAVLYGGIFILLMTGVAFTVGALSNAVFFKEFGKISIAMAAGNIDKIIPTFIETMMPSWFSAVFLLAMFAAAMSTLSSQFHVGGTSLGHDIYARAMRTRVRAAGNSMAVNQMGVVITILAALVWAWVLPESVIARATAFFFGLCGAAFLPSYLLGLYWKGMTKAGAKVSIIGGFMTSMFWLLFIHEKEAASIGLCQFLFGKTTLVADATKGSWLFLLQWVDPNVVALPFAFLLAWGVSAFSTSLADEHVEACWQNC comes from the coding sequence ATGACAGCCAAACTGCTCACCACGCTGGTCTACTTCGGCATTGTCTTCTACCTCGGCTACAAGGGCTGGAAGGAGACCAAGGGCGCCAGCGACTACATGCTGGCAGGCCGCCGCGTGAACCCCTTCGTCATGGCCATGTCCTACGGGGCCACCTTCATTTCCACCTCCGCCATCATCGGCTTCGGCGGCGCAGCCGGTCTCTTCGGCTTTCCGTTGCTGTGGCTCACGGTGTTCAATCTTGTCTTCGGCATCTTCATCGCCATGATCTTCTTCGGCAAACGCACCCGCCGCATGGGACTTGCTCTCAACTGCCACACCTTCCCCGAGCTGCTCGGTAAACGCTATCAATCCAGATTCATTCAGGGCTTCACCGGCGGCGTTATCTTCATGTTCATTCCCGTCTATGCCGCTGCCGTGCTCATCGGCATATGCCGCATGGTGGAAGTCTCCCTCGGCCTGCCCTACACATGGGTGCTGATCGGCGTAACCGCCATCATCGCCCTGTACGTCATCACGGGCGGCATGAAGGCCGTCATGTACACGGACGCATTTCAGGGCACCGTCATGGCCGTGATGATGCTCATTCTGATCTACTACACCTATTCCATGCTCGGCGGTGTGACGGAAGCCCACCAGACCCTCACCGACATGGCCCACCTGATGCCGGAAAAGCTGCAGAAGGGCGGCATGCTCGGCTGGACGCAGGGAGCCGTGCCCTACTCCCCGTTGTGGCTGACCATCTACACCACCATCGTCTACGGCGTGGGTATCGGCGTACTTGCCCAACCCCAGCTTGCCGTACGCTACATGACCGTTCCCGGTGACCGCGAGCTGAACCGGGCCGTACTCTACGGCGGCATCTTCATCCTGCTGATGACGGGCGTGGCCTTCACCGTAGGTGCCCTTTCCAACGCCGTGTTCTTCAAGGAATTCGGCAAGATCAGCATTGCCATGGCAGCCGGCAACATTGACAAGATCATTCCCACATTCATCGAGACCATGATGCCCTCGTGGTTCTCCGCCGTGTTCCTGCTGGCCATGTTCGCCGCAGCCATGTCCACCCTTTCCAGCCAGTTCCACGTGGGTGGCACCTCGCTGGGCCACGACATCTATGCCCGCGCCATGCGCACCCGCGTGCGCGCCGCAGGGAATTCCATGGCCGTGAACCAGATGGGCGTAGTCATCACCATTCTCGCCGCTCTCGTCTGGGCATGGGTCCTGCCGGAATCCGTCATCGCCCGCGCCACGGCGTTCTTCTTCGGCCTGTGCGGTGCAGCCTTCCTGCCGTCCTACCTGCTCGGCCTGTACTGGAAGGGCATGACCAAAGCCGGTGCCAAGGTCTCCATTATCGGCGGCTTCATGACCTCCATGTTCTGGCTGCTCTTCATCCACGAAAAGGAAGCCGCCTCCATAGGCCTGTGCCAGTTCCTTTTCGGCAAGACCACGCTCGTTGCCGATGCGACCAAGGGCAGTTGGCTGTTCCTGCTCCAGTGGGTAGACCCCAACGTGGTGGCCCTGCCTTTCGCCTTCCTGCTCGCATGGGGCGTAAGCGCATTCTCCACCAGCCTTGCCGACGAACACGTGGAAGCCTGCTGGCAGAACTGCTAA
- a CDS encoding Hsp20/alpha crystallin family protein, which translates to MTNEVAKTETALRRIVPASDILEREDGFHIIMDIPGVVKEALAIEIEENELKVTGKVERQSDSAMRRIHTEFGPVEYVRTFTLTDMVDKDKVKASISNGVLDLFLPRAEAAKPRRIEVTT; encoded by the coding sequence ATGACAAACGAAGTTGCAAAGACCGAAACGGCACTGCGGCGTATTGTTCCCGCTTCTGATATTCTTGAGCGTGAAGATGGCTTCCACATCATCATGGATATTCCGGGTGTGGTGAAGGAAGCGCTGGCCATTGAGATCGAGGAAAATGAACTGAAGGTTACCGGCAAGGTCGAAAGGCAGTCAGACTCTGCAATGCGCCGTATTCATACCGAGTTTGGTCCGGTGGAATATGTACGTACCTTCACGCTGACCGACATGGTGGACAAGGACAAGGTTAAGGCGTCGATCAGTAACGGCGTGCTGGATCTTTTTCTGCCGCGGGCAGAGGCGGCCAAGCCCAGGAGGATAGAGGTAACCACCTAG
- a CDS encoding SH3 domain-containing protein — protein sequence MNGARYLRLVAILAACFILCACGARREGIADLEKLQQRAAAYLPDESGRPLVTPEVQKDLQARYMEKFFGPWRNGKATLAPEVAFWGTATFGRKKGFGENLQPWSLPRWEALVAMQLESSYPSMARHAIATRNTSFRVMPTDKPFFYDPAKAGEGYPFDYMQNSAVWIGTPLLVTHASADGAWYFAEAGMTYGWVPADAVGWTDEAFRTAYMTGIYAAALHDRIVLRTDAGAFAGMAHLGTVFPVSVSAMMLESAQAAEGVVAEQGGGVQALPVLVPLRTVEGDAIAVSVRLPLTAMGLMPQPLSAQALARFADVMMGQPYGWGGLLENRDCSAAMRDLFAPFGIWLPRNSSQQGKEVGTPVSLEGKSAAVKRAMILEAGIPYYTLLWFKGHIGLYIGPDPVTGEPLLLHDVWGARTTWKGVDGRAVVGRLAVTTLRFGEERDDVQKDWFYDRLRGMVLMPSGEASGSVQ from the coding sequence ATGAATGGTGCACGGTATCTGCGTTTGGTCGCAATTCTTGCGGCATGTTTTATTCTCTGTGCCTGCGGTGCCCGCAGGGAAGGCATTGCCGACCTTGAAAAACTGCAGCAGCGCGCTGCAGCCTACCTGCCGGATGAATCCGGCCGACCTCTTGTCACCCCTGAGGTCCAGAAGGACTTGCAGGCCCGGTATATGGAAAAGTTTTTCGGCCCGTGGCGTAACGGCAAGGCCACGCTTGCGCCCGAGGTCGCTTTCTGGGGAACGGCGACCTTCGGCCGGAAGAAAGGGTTCGGAGAAAACCTGCAGCCCTGGTCCCTGCCTCGTTGGGAGGCTCTTGTGGCCATGCAGTTGGAAAGCTCCTATCCCTCCATGGCGCGGCATGCCATTGCCACGCGCAATACCTCCTTCCGGGTCATGCCCACGGACAAGCCCTTTTTTTATGATCCGGCCAAGGCCGGAGAAGGGTATCCCTTTGATTACATGCAGAACTCTGCCGTGTGGATTGGCACCCCCCTGCTCGTGACACACGCTTCCGCTGACGGGGCATGGTACTTTGCCGAGGCGGGCATGACCTATGGCTGGGTGCCGGCCGATGCTGTCGGCTGGACGGATGAGGCGTTCAGGACGGCCTACATGACCGGCATTTATGCAGCAGCCCTGCACGACAGGATTGTTCTGCGCACGGATGCCGGAGCCTTTGCCGGTATGGCCCATCTGGGAACCGTGTTCCCGGTTTCTGTCAGCGCCATGATGCTGGAGTCGGCACAGGCTGCCGAAGGTGTGGTTGCAGAGCAGGGTGGCGGCGTACAGGCGTTGCCCGTGCTTGTGCCCTTGCGTACGGTCGAAGGCGATGCCATCGCCGTATCTGTCAGGTTGCCTCTTACGGCGATGGGGCTCATGCCCCAGCCGCTTTCGGCGCAGGCTCTTGCCCGCTTTGCGGATGTGATGATGGGTCAGCCCTACGGCTGGGGCGGGCTGCTTGAAAACCGGGACTGTTCGGCAGCAATGCGCGACCTCTTTGCGCCTTTCGGTATCTGGTTGCCCCGTAATTCCAGCCAGCAGGGCAAGGAAGTGGGAACCCCTGTTTCGCTGGAAGGAAAAAGTGCGGCGGTAAAGCGCGCCATGATTCTTGAAGCGGGCATTCCGTATTACACCCTGCTCTGGTTCAAGGGGCATATCGGACTGTATATCGGGCCTGATCCTGTGACCGGCGAGCCGTTGCTTCTGCATGATGTGTGGGGAGCTCGTACCACATGGAAAGGCGTCGATGGCCGCGCCGTCGTGGGGCGGCTGGCCGTGACCACGCTTCGTTTCGGCGAAGAGCGTGACGACGTGCAGAAAGATTGGTTCTACGACAGGCTGCGCGGAATGGTGCTCATGCCTTCAGGTGAGGCGAGCGGCTCTGTGCAGTAA
- a CDS encoding S24 family peptidase, with protein sequence MNNIRTASGDWRIREFIAEAIGLVGGIAELARIAGVSERTVYAWKNGERHPSRTNLNRVTEHLESIVEGGWTQGGSGPGLPMQERTLAPYGSSGGRAVLGDKAAGAQAKADLLESFVFVEKAQARPSAGGGSLETGGEGEGVYAFRLDWLTRKTADTSRLRIMEVMGRSMENTLHNGDMCLVNERDKELVEDRIYVIRVHDEIYVKRFSRAPGRYLFRGDNRELSYQDIEVDVSDESLNWEVIGRVIWAGKDF encoded by the coding sequence ATGAACAATATTCGCACAGCCAGTGGAGACTGGCGCATTCGGGAATTCATAGCCGAGGCCATCGGGCTGGTCGGCGGCATCGCCGAACTGGCGCGTATTGCCGGGGTCAGCGAACGGACCGTCTATGCCTGGAAGAATGGCGAGAGGCACCCCAGCAGGACCAACCTGAACAGGGTGACGGAGCATCTGGAGTCCATTGTGGAAGGCGGCTGGACACAAGGAGGTTCCGGGCCGGGACTGCCGATGCAGGAGCGAACCCTTGCGCCCTATGGTTCCTCCGGCGGGAGAGCTGTTTTGGGAGACAAGGCTGCGGGCGCTCAGGCGAAGGCGGATCTGCTGGAATCCTTCGTCTTTGTGGAGAAAGCGCAGGCGCGCCCCAGTGCCGGTGGCGGTTCGCTGGAAACGGGTGGCGAGGGAGAAGGAGTCTACGCATTCAGGCTGGACTGGCTGACGCGCAAGACGGCGGATACGTCGCGGTTACGGATCATGGAAGTCATGGGCCGCTCCATGGAAAACACCTTACACAACGGTGACATGTGTCTGGTTAATGAACGGGATAAGGAGCTCGTGGAAGACCGGATTTATGTGATCCGCGTGCATGATGAAATTTACGTGAAGCGTTTTTCCCGTGCTCCGGGCAGATATCTTTTCCGGGGCGATAACCGTGAGCTTTCCTATCAGGATATCGAAGTCGATGTCTCCGACGAATCGCTGAACTGGGAGGTTATCGGCAGGGTTATCTGGGCGGGCAAGGACTTTTAG
- a CDS encoding response regulator produces MKLRVLFVDDEPNVLNGLRLVLRSLRDKWHMAYATNAVEALGMLAGETFDVIISDMRMPGMDGGDLLAEVQQRYPHMLRIILSGYSDQAMIMKTVKPAHQFLSKPCNHKELEEVVERSMQLRGVLGNDRVRSILSDVEALPSLPEVYQALEAELGKENPSLQYLGDIIEQDMGLTVSLLKLVNSSFFGLRRHVSSPHQAVVLLGTETVKSLMLILALVKKFHVNSSLKVDASLLWQHSTYTGHLARCIAAKCQASKEMIDYSFIGGLLHDVGKLVLLTRFEKEYAEVLKLVREEGFYILDAEQRVFGTTHAEMGAYLLALWGLPAPVVEAVLRHDAPVISDEGVFTPLAAVHVANVLERQLRIIHEDYLLPQLHEEFVHSVGIAHRIDDLTEACRGMLDADDCRESVAS; encoded by the coding sequence ATGAAACTGCGAGTCCTGTTTGTTGATGACGAACCCAATGTGCTGAACGGATTACGCCTTGTGTTGCGCTCCTTGCGAGACAAGTGGCATATGGCCTATGCGACAAACGCTGTTGAAGCGTTGGGCATGCTGGCCGGAGAAACCTTTGATGTAATCATTTCGGACATGCGCATGCCGGGTATGGACGGGGGAGATCTGCTGGCTGAGGTGCAGCAGCGCTACCCGCACATGCTGCGCATCATTCTGTCGGGCTACTCCGATCAGGCCATGATCATGAAGACGGTGAAGCCCGCCCATCAATTTCTTTCCAAACCATGCAACCACAAGGAACTGGAAGAGGTTGTCGAGCGTTCCATGCAGTTGCGTGGCGTGCTTGGCAATGATCGTGTGCGTTCCATTCTTTCCGATGTGGAAGCGCTGCCTTCCCTTCCTGAAGTCTACCAGGCGCTAGAGGCTGAACTTGGTAAAGAAAATCCATCTTTGCAGTATCTTGGTGATATCATTGAACAGGACATGGGGCTCACCGTTTCGTTGCTCAAGCTGGTGAATTCGTCCTTCTTCGGGCTCCGCAGACATGTTTCCAGCCCTCATCAGGCCGTTGTGCTGCTGGGGACAGAAACCGTAAAAAGTCTCATGCTGATACTCGCTCTGGTAAAGAAGTTTCATGTCAATAGCTCCCTCAAGGTGGATGCCTCATTGCTGTGGCAGCACAGCACATACACAGGGCATCTGGCTCGGTGTATTGCCGCCAAGTGTCAGGCAAGCAAGGAAATGATAGATTACTCCTTTATCGGCGGCCTGTTGCACGATGTGGGTAAGCTGGTGCTCCTTACCCGTTTCGAGAAGGAATATGCAGAGGTGTTGAAGCTGGTGCGCGAGGAAGGATTCTATATTCTTGATGCTGAACAGCGAGTTTTCGGAACAACACATGCCGAGATGGGAGCCTATCTGCTTGCACTCTGGGGGCTGCCTGCGCCGGTGGTTGAGGCCGTGCTTCGGCATGATGCGCCAGTTATTTCCGACGAGGGCGTCTTTACCCCCCTTGCTGCTGTTCATGTGGCCAATGTGCTGGAACGCCAGTTGCGCATTATTCACGAGGATTACCTGTTGCCGCAGTTGCACGAGGAGTTCGTCCATAGCGTTGGGATTGCCCACCGTATTGACGACCTGACCGAGGCGTGCAGGGGAATGCTTGACGCAGACGACTGCCGGGAGAGTGTGGCCTCCTGA
- a CDS encoding symporter small accessory protein, with product MLGLGSWDTALAFWLCIISAIGCVAYGYINWNNTGTPDTISIDDILPDEGGDNA from the coding sequence ATGCTCGGACTCGGCAGTTGGGACACGGCACTGGCCTTTTGGCTATGCATCATTTCGGCAATAGGCTGCGTGGCATACGGCTACATCAACTGGAATAACACCGGCACGCCGGACACCATTTCCATAGACGATATTCTGCCTGACGAAGGCGGAGACAACGCATAG
- a CDS encoding ABC transporter ATP-binding protein, whose translation MTSKAPYVVRTEALTRTFRQGDLTVEAVKPLDLCIGHGELVAIQGVSGSGKSTLLHLLALLDSPTSGHYYLDGTDTAGMDDDTRSAARNTLVGMVFQSFYLIPYASALDNVMLPGLYGDASGKFLRERAEALLERVGLADRMHFKPSSLSGGQQQRVALARALLNDPPLLLADEPTGQLDTATGKDILDLFESINAAGKTIIIVTHDPETATRAARRIEFADGRIVSDTTS comes from the coding sequence ATGACCAGCAAAGCGCCATACGTTGTGCGGACCGAGGCCCTGACCCGCACATTCCGGCAGGGGGACCTGACCGTGGAGGCGGTAAAGCCGCTTGATCTGTGCATTGGTCACGGAGAGCTGGTGGCCATTCAGGGAGTTTCGGGATCGGGCAAGTCCACCCTGCTGCACCTGCTGGCGCTGCTCGATTCCCCCACTTCCGGCCACTATTATCTTGATGGAACGGATACGGCAGGCATGGATGACGACACCCGCAGTGCCGCCCGCAACACCCTTGTGGGCATGGTGTTCCAGAGCTTTTATCTCATTCCCTACGCCTCGGCGCTGGATAACGTGATGCTCCCAGGCCTGTATGGCGATGCGAGCGGCAAGTTCCTGCGTGAACGGGCCGAAGCCCTGCTCGAACGTGTAGGGTTGGCGGACCGCATGCACTTCAAGCCTTCAAGCCTGTCCGGCGGCCAGCAGCAACGTGTGGCGCTGGCCCGCGCCCTGCTCAATGACCCGCCCCTGCTGTTGGCCGATGAGCCTACGGGCCAGCTGGACACAGCCACCGGCAAGGATATTCTGGATCTCTTCGAATCCATCAACGCGGCGGGCAAGACGATCATCATCGTCACACACGATCCGGAAACCGCAACCAGAGCCGCAAGGCGCATTGAATTCGCCGACGGACGCATCGTTTCCGACACCACGTCCTGA
- a CDS encoding transport-associated protein, with protein sequence MTFARLLLVAMLMLSLALPLAGCKEEGPAEKAGKKIDEAMDSAKEGAKKLFE encoded by the coding sequence ATGACGTTTGCCAGATTGCTGCTTGTTGCCATGTTGATGCTGTCTCTTGCCCTGCCCCTCGCCGGCTGCAAGGAAGAAGGCCCCGCCGAGAAGGCCGGTAAGAAGATTGACGAAGCCATGGATTCCGCCAAGGAAGGCGCGAAAAAACTGTTTGAATAG
- a CDS encoding Hsp20/alpha crystallin family protein has product MVIDFSSFYDFPREVERFFDDVARFRRVGTGGATYPLLNIAEDEENYYVEILAPGVDPKEVELTLTERSLVIKCVRNAAEGRYLRQECPAGTFQRVVSLNVPVERDKVMASGADGILKVVLPKAEGVKPRKISITAADSKAIDV; this is encoded by the coding sequence ATGGTTATCGATTTCAGTTCTTTCTATGACTTCCCCAGAGAGGTTGAGCGCTTCTTTGACGATGTGGCCCGCTTCCGCAGAGTGGGAACGGGCGGCGCTACGTACCCCCTGCTTAATATCGCAGAAGACGAAGAGAACTATTACGTTGAGATTCTTGCTCCCGGAGTTGACCCCAAGGAAGTGGAACTGACCCTCACGGAGAGAAGTCTTGTCATCAAGTGTGTGCGCAACGCCGCAGAAGGCCGCTATCTGCGACAGGAATGCCCTGCCGGAACATTTCAGAGGGTTGTGTCCCTGAACGTTCCTGTAGAACGCGACAAGGTAATGGCTTCCGGAGCCGACGGCATTCTGAAGGTTGTCCTTCCCAAGGCGGAAGGCGTGAAGCCGCGTAAGATTTCCATAACCGCCGCTGACAGCAAGGCGATTGACGTATAA
- a CDS encoding symporter small accessory protein → MLGLGSWDTALAFWLCIISAIGCVAYGFINWNNTGTPDTISIDDVLPDGSCDDDR, encoded by the coding sequence ATGCTCGGACTCGGCAGTTGGGACACGGCGCTGGCTTTCTGGCTGTGCATAATTTCGGCAATTGGCTGCGTGGCATACGGCTTCATCAACTGGAATAACACCGGTACGCCCGACACCATTTCCATAGACGACGTGCTGCCGGACGGCAGTTGCGATGACGACAGATAG
- a CDS encoding efflux RND transporter periplasmic adaptor subunit, with the protein MRNRLIILALLLAAVGAGAWYWQSGRTSQETKVLETARLTKGTVRATLEATGIIKPEVGAIVKTGSRATGLIKQMYVRVGDSVKKGDLIAEIDDREQQASLAEAEAALRKAEAELSRVDTVYPLQINEARAQLKASQAEAEYLQLSLKRKMKLVEQKLDSQDSLDDANQKFTVSKNTQKARSATLKRLETEYRLESTKAREAVAAAQATLKSTQVRITYTTIYAPIDGVVSQVAAQTGETVVAGLEVANLITILDPTRLEMWIYVDETDVGRIRPGMPVEFRVDAYPGRIFDGTVNQIYPEPEIRDNIVYYQALVRLTPETASELRPEMTTQCTVVVEEKKDVLALPNDALKWVDGEQYVFVKAAGGGIRQVQPKLGLLGQTSSEVLEGLSEGDELAVKIVLPTASARKKTP; encoded by the coding sequence ATGCGGAACAGACTGATCATACTCGCCCTGCTTCTCGCCGCAGTCGGTGCGGGCGCATGGTATTGGCAATCAGGCAGGACATCGCAGGAAACCAAGGTGCTGGAAACAGCCCGCCTCACCAAGGGGACCGTCCGCGCCACGCTTGAAGCCACCGGCATCATCAAGCCCGAGGTGGGAGCCATAGTCAAAACCGGCAGCCGCGCCACCGGCCTCATCAAGCAGATGTATGTCCGCGTGGGCGACAGCGTAAAGAAAGGCGACCTCATCGCGGAAATCGATGACCGCGAACAACAGGCCAGCCTTGCCGAAGCCGAAGCAGCCCTGCGCAAAGCGGAAGCCGAACTTTCCCGTGTGGACACGGTGTATCCCCTGCAGATCAATGAAGCCCGTGCCCAGTTGAAAGCATCACAGGCCGAGGCCGAATATCTGCAACTCAGCCTGAAGCGTAAAATGAAACTGGTGGAACAGAAGCTGGATTCGCAGGACAGTCTGGACGACGCCAACCAGAAATTCACCGTTTCAAAGAATACCCAAAAGGCGCGTAGCGCCACCCTCAAGCGGCTTGAAACCGAGTACCGGCTTGAGAGCACCAAGGCCCGCGAAGCCGTTGCCGCAGCGCAGGCAACCCTCAAGTCCACGCAGGTACGCATCACCTATACGACCATATACGCCCCCATAGACGGCGTTGTCAGCCAGGTGGCCGCCCAGACGGGTGAGACCGTGGTGGCGGGGCTGGAAGTGGCCAACCTCATCACCATTCTTGACCCGACCCGACTTGAGATGTGGATTTACGTGGATGAAACCGACGTGGGCCGCATACGCCCCGGCATGCCCGTGGAGTTTCGCGTAGACGCCTACCCCGGCCGCATCTTTGACGGCACCGTGAACCAGATTTATCCGGAACCGGAAATCCGCGACAACATCGTTTATTATCAGGCACTTGTCCGTCTGACACCGGAAACAGCTTCCGAGCTGCGGCCCGAAATGACCACCCAGTGCACCGTGGTTGTGGAGGAAAAGAAGGACGTGCTCGCCCTGCCCAACGATGCGCTCAAATGGGTGGACGGCGAACAATACGTCTTCGTCAAGGCAGCCGGAGGAGGCATCAGGCAAGTCCAGCCCAAGCTCGGCCTGCTTGGACAGACGTCCAGCGAAGTGCTTGAGGGGCTCTCCGAAGGCGACGAGCTGGCCGTCAAGATCGTCCTGCCCACAGCGTCCGCCAGAAAGAAGACCCCCTGA